A portion of the Chromobacterium sp. IIBBL 290-4 genome contains these proteins:
- a CDS encoding NarK family nitrate/nitrite MFS transporter: MTYLIKHWEPEAPSFWQQQGRSVARRNLWISIPALTLAFVIWQVWSVAVLNMPNIGFGYTQNQLFWLAALPALSGATLRIFYSFMVPIFGGRKWTAISTASLLIPAVGIGFAVQDPSTSYVTMVTLALLCGFGGGNFSSSMANISFFFPKAEKGTALGLNAGLGNLGVSLVQLVVPIVITMGLFGQLGGDPQAWVKGGVAKQMWLQNAGFVWVPFIVLSTLAAWFGMNDLASAKSSFSEQAVIFTRKHNWLMCWLYLGTFGSFIGFSAGFPLLVKGQFPDIDPTRYAFLGPLVGALTRPFGGWLADKIGGAKVTQTVFALMALAVLGVIFFLPHGGQSGSFVGFFAMFLCLFALTGIGNGSTFMQVPAIFLTLHQRMAGPGEAAQKQALQDATREAAAVLGFTSAIGAYGGFFIPKSYGTSIELTGSVDAALYVFIAFYLSCLLINGWYYARKNAEVPC, from the coding sequence ATGACTTATCTGATCAAACACTGGGAGCCGGAAGCGCCGTCCTTCTGGCAGCAGCAGGGGCGCTCGGTGGCGCGCCGCAATTTGTGGATTTCGATACCGGCGCTGACGCTGGCCTTCGTGATCTGGCAGGTGTGGAGCGTGGCAGTGCTGAACATGCCCAATATCGGCTTCGGCTACACCCAGAACCAGCTGTTCTGGCTGGCGGCGCTGCCGGCCTTGTCCGGCGCCACCTTGCGCATTTTCTATTCCTTCATGGTGCCGATCTTCGGCGGCCGCAAATGGACGGCCATCTCCACCGCCAGCTTGCTGATTCCGGCGGTGGGCATCGGTTTCGCAGTGCAAGACCCCAGCACCAGCTATGTCACCATGGTGACGCTGGCCTTGCTGTGCGGTTTCGGCGGCGGCAATTTCAGCTCCAGCATGGCCAATATCAGCTTTTTCTTCCCCAAGGCGGAGAAGGGCACTGCGCTGGGCCTGAACGCCGGCCTGGGCAATCTGGGCGTGTCGCTGGTGCAGCTGGTGGTGCCCATCGTCATCACCATGGGCTTGTTCGGCCAACTGGGCGGCGATCCGCAAGCCTGGGTCAAGGGCGGGGTGGCCAAGCAGATGTGGCTGCAGAACGCCGGCTTCGTCTGGGTGCCCTTCATCGTCCTGTCCACGCTGGCCGCCTGGTTTGGCATGAACGATCTGGCCTCGGCCAAGTCCTCGTTTTCCGAGCAGGCGGTGATCTTCACCCGCAAGCATAACTGGCTGATGTGCTGGCTTTACCTGGGCACCTTCGGTTCCTTCATCGGCTTCTCCGCCGGCTTCCCGCTGCTGGTGAAGGGCCAGTTCCCGGATATCGATCCCACCCGCTACGCTTTTCTCGGCCCCTTGGTCGGCGCTTTGACCCGTCCCTTCGGCGGCTGGCTGGCGGACAAGATAGGCGGCGCCAAGGTCACGCAGACGGTGTTCGCCTTGATGGCGCTGGCGGTGCTGGGTGTGATCTTCTTCCTGCCGCATGGCGGCCAGAGCGGCAGCTTCGTCGGTTTCTTCGCGATGTTCCTATGTTTGTTCGCGCTGACCGGCATCGGCAACGGCTCCACCTTCATGCAGGTGCCGGCCATTTTCCTGACGCTGCATCAGCGCATGGCCGGTCCTGGCGAGGCCGCGCAAAAGCAGGCGCTGCAGGATGCCACCCGCGAAGCGGCGGCAGTACTGGGCTTCACCAGCGCGATAGGCGCCTATGGCGGCTTCTTCATCCCCAAGAGCTATGGCACATCGATAGAGCTGACCGGCAGCGTGGACGCAGCGTTATACGTGTTCATCGCCTTCTATCTGAGCTGCTTGCTGATCAACGGCTGGTATTACGCGCGCAAGAACGCGGAAGTGCCTTGCTGA
- a CDS encoding nitrate/nitrite transporter — MSSPIFQRYSVLASSTLAFTLCFMVWMMFAVLGIPIKQQLGLNETEFGILAATPVLTGSLIRVPLGIWTDRYGGRPVLFALMLSCVLPIYLMQFASAYWQFLLAGLFVGVAGGSFSVGTPYVARWFRKEQQGLAMGIFGASNAGSALTKLVAPALIVAWGWQSVPTAYALIMLAAAILFWLFSFSDPSHKVPSTVTLRQQLALMKHPAVLRYCQYYSVVFGGYVALALWMTKYYVGEYGLDLKHAALLAACFSLPGGVLRAAGGYLSDRFGPYTVTWAVMWVCWVAFFLLSYPQTEMRVATVNGPFSLHIGLNVYLFTGLLFLVGVAMAIGKASVFKFIANEFPDSIGAVSGVVGLSGGLGGFLLPILFGALLDLTGVRSSAFMLLYGTVCVSLVWMHFSFKSAAKREARPSVSLPLSNERA, encoded by the coding sequence ATGAGCTCCCCGATATTTCAACGTTACAGCGTGCTGGCCAGCAGCACGCTGGCCTTCACCCTCTGTTTCATGGTCTGGATGATGTTCGCGGTGCTAGGCATCCCGATCAAGCAGCAGCTGGGCCTCAATGAAACCGAGTTCGGCATCCTGGCGGCCACGCCGGTGCTGACCGGCTCGCTGATCCGCGTGCCGCTGGGCATCTGGACCGACCGTTACGGCGGCCGCCCGGTACTGTTCGCGCTGATGCTCAGCTGCGTGCTGCCCATCTATCTGATGCAGTTCGCCAGCGCCTACTGGCAGTTTCTGCTGGCCGGGCTGTTCGTCGGCGTGGCCGGCGGTTCGTTCTCGGTCGGCACGCCCTATGTGGCGCGCTGGTTCCGCAAGGAGCAGCAGGGTTTGGCGATGGGCATCTTCGGCGCCAGCAACGCCGGCTCCGCCTTGACCAAGCTGGTGGCGCCGGCGCTGATTGTCGCCTGGGGCTGGCAGAGCGTGCCCACCGCCTACGCGCTGATCATGCTGGCCGCCGCCATCCTGTTCTGGCTGTTCTCCTTCAGCGATCCCTCTCACAAGGTTCCGTCCACCGTCACGCTGCGCCAGCAACTGGCGCTGATGAAGCACCCGGCGGTGCTGCGCTATTGCCAGTATTACTCGGTGGTGTTTGGCGGATACGTGGCCCTGGCCTTGTGGATGACCAAGTACTACGTCGGCGAGTACGGGCTGGACTTGAAACACGCGGCTTTGCTGGCGGCCTGTTTCTCCCTGCCTGGCGGCGTGCTGCGCGCGGCGGGCGGCTATCTGTCCGACCGCTTTGGCCCCTACACCGTCACCTGGGCGGTGATGTGGGTGTGCTGGGTGGCCTTCTTCCTGTTGTCCTATCCGCAGACCGAAATGCGCGTCGCCACCGTCAACGGGCCGTTCAGCCTGCATATCGGCCTCAATGTCTATCTGTTCACCGGCCTGCTGTTCCTGGTGGGTGTGGCGATGGCGATAGGCAAGGCTTCAGTGTTCAAGTTCATCGCCAATGAATTCCCCGACTCCATCGGCGCGGTGTCCGGCGTGGTGGGTTTGTCCGGCGGCCTGGGCGGTTTCCTGCTGCCCATCCTGTTCGGCGCGTTGCTGGATCTGACCGGGGTGCGTTCCAGCGCCTTCATGCTGCTGTATGGCACGGTCTGCGTCAGCCTGGTGTGGATGCATTTTTCCTTCAAATCGGCGGCCAAGCGCGAGGCGCGGCCGTCTGTTTCCCTTCCCTTGAGCAACGAGCGCGCCTGA
- a CDS encoding nitrate reductase subunit alpha — MSHFLDRLNFLGKVKSTFADGHGAVVNEDRGWEDAYRQRWQHDKIVRSTHGVNCTGSCSWKVYVKSGLITWETQQTDYPRTRPDLPNHEPRGCPRGASYSWYVYSAQRVKYPMLRGELARLWREARKTLGPVEAWEKISQTPELAKQYKSARGQGGFVRASWDEANEIVAAANAYTIKRFGPDRIIGFSPIPAMSMVSYAAGSRYLSLIGGVPLSFYDWYCDLPPASPQTWGEQTDVAESADWYNSTYLMVWGSNVPMTRTPDAHFYTEVRYKGTKTVAVSSDFGEMAKFGDIWLAPKQGTDAALAMAMGHVIFKEFHLDQPSAYFSDYIRRYTDMPMLVKLRRDGERWLPDYFLRASHLDGQLGEDNNPDWKTLLIDEASGDIVAPNGAIGFRWGQAEGQTGKWNLEQKAGGEREVSGRLSLIDTRDELVGVGFPYFGSEHDELLTRNVPVKKIKLAGGEDALVATVFDLMAANYGIDRGLGGGNVAVDYMDDAPYTPAWQQKHTGVKPELVIQVAREFAQNADQTQGKSMVIVGAALNHWYHMDMTYRGIINMLMLCGCIGQSGGGWCHYVGQEKLRPQTGWAPLAFAGDWNRPARQMNGTSFWYAHTSQWRHEKLGVGEILCPTADGKMAGLSLIDYNAKAERMGWLPSAPQLSRNPLDLSRDAIAQGLDPAAFAVQGLKDGSLDMACNDPDNPQNFPRNMFVWRSNILGSSGKGHEYFLKYLLGTQNAVLGSEDDCIKPSEITVRPAAEGKLDLLVVLDFRMSTTCLYGDIVLPTATWYEKDDLNTSDMHPFIHPLSEAVQPLWQAKSDWEIYKGFAKSLSAIGKDYLGVQKDLVLTPLMHDTPQELGQPFDPKDWKKGECEPVPGKTMPAMTVVERDYGAIYDKFTTIGPLLEKAGNGGKGIGWKTAHEVDILRGLNQVAQSGAGKGQPKLETAIDAAEMILTLAPETNGHVAVKAWDALSRITGRDHTHLAKPREHDTIRFRDVQAQPRKIISSPTWSGLESEEVSYNAGYTNVHELIPWRTLTGRQQFYQDHQWMRAFGEGLCVYKPAVDLKTTQAVLGKHGNGNHELVLNFITPHQKWGIHSTYSDNLRMLTLSRGGPQVWLSETDAKKAGIVDNDWIEVFNINGTLTARAVVSQRVPEGMTLMYHAQEKIVNVPGAEVSGKRGGIHNSVTRTVTKPTHMIGGYAQLSWGFNYYGTVGANRDEFVVVRKMDKVDWMDEPSRAEAPTGRSAE, encoded by the coding sequence ATGAGCCATTTTCTCGACAGACTGAATTTCCTCGGCAAGGTGAAGAGCACCTTCGCCGACGGCCACGGCGCGGTGGTGAACGAAGACCGCGGCTGGGAAGACGCGTACCGCCAGCGCTGGCAGCACGACAAGATCGTCCGCTCCACCCATGGCGTCAACTGCACCGGCTCCTGCAGCTGGAAGGTGTATGTGAAGAGCGGCCTGATCACCTGGGAAACCCAACAGACCGATTACCCGCGCACCCGTCCCGACCTGCCCAACCACGAACCGCGCGGCTGTCCGCGCGGCGCTTCCTACAGCTGGTACGTGTACTCCGCCCAGCGCGTCAAATACCCGATGCTGCGCGGCGAACTGGCCCGGCTGTGGCGCGAGGCGCGCAAGACGCTGGGTCCGGTGGAGGCCTGGGAGAAAATCAGCCAGACGCCGGAACTGGCCAAGCAATACAAGTCGGCGCGCGGCCAGGGCGGTTTCGTGCGGGCCAGCTGGGACGAGGCCAACGAGATCGTCGCCGCGGCCAACGCCTACACCATCAAGCGTTTCGGCCCGGACCGCATCATCGGCTTCTCGCCGATCCCGGCCATGTCCATGGTGTCGTATGCCGCCGGCAGCCGCTACCTCAGCCTGATCGGCGGCGTGCCGCTGTCCTTCTACGACTGGTATTGCGACTTGCCGCCGGCCAGCCCGCAAACCTGGGGCGAACAAACCGACGTGGCCGAGTCTGCCGACTGGTACAACTCCACTTATCTGATGGTATGGGGCTCCAATGTGCCGATGACCCGCACGCCGGACGCCCACTTCTACACCGAGGTGCGCTACAAGGGCACCAAGACGGTGGCGGTGTCCAGCGACTTCGGCGAAATGGCCAAGTTCGGCGACATCTGGCTGGCGCCCAAGCAGGGCACCGACGCCGCGCTGGCGATGGCGATGGGCCACGTGATCTTCAAGGAATTCCATCTAGACCAGCCGTCCGCCTATTTCAGCGACTATATCCGCCGCTACACCGACATGCCGATGCTGGTGAAGCTGCGCCGCGACGGCGAGCGCTGGCTGCCGGACTACTTCCTGCGCGCGTCCCACCTGGACGGCCAACTGGGCGAAGACAACAACCCGGACTGGAAAACCCTGCTGATCGACGAGGCCAGCGGCGACATCGTCGCGCCCAACGGCGCCATCGGCTTCCGCTGGGGCCAGGCCGAAGGCCAGACCGGCAAGTGGAACCTGGAGCAGAAAGCGGGCGGCGAGCGCGAAGTGTCGGGCCGCCTGTCCTTGATCGACACGCGCGATGAGCTGGTCGGCGTCGGCTTCCCGTATTTCGGGTCCGAGCACGACGAGCTGCTGACCCGCAATGTGCCGGTGAAGAAGATCAAGCTGGCTGGCGGCGAAGACGCGCTGGTGGCCACGGTGTTCGACCTGATGGCCGCCAACTACGGCATAGACCGCGGCCTGGGCGGCGGCAATGTGGCCGTCGACTACATGGACGACGCGCCGTACACGCCGGCCTGGCAGCAGAAGCACACCGGCGTGAAGCCGGAGCTGGTGATCCAGGTGGCGCGCGAGTTCGCGCAAAACGCCGACCAGACCCAGGGCAAGTCCATGGTCATCGTCGGCGCGGCGCTGAATCACTGGTATCACATGGACATGACCTACCGCGGCATCATCAATATGCTGATGCTGTGCGGCTGCATCGGCCAATCCGGCGGCGGCTGGTGCCATTACGTGGGCCAGGAAAAGCTGCGTCCACAGACCGGCTGGGCGCCGCTGGCCTTTGCCGGCGACTGGAACCGCCCGGCGCGGCAGATGAACGGCACCAGCTTCTGGTACGCGCATACCAGCCAGTGGCGGCATGAAAAACTGGGTGTCGGCGAGATACTGTGCCCGACCGCCGACGGCAAGATGGCCGGCCTATCCTTGATCGACTACAACGCCAAGGCTGAGCGGATGGGGTGGCTGCCGTCCGCGCCGCAGCTGTCGCGCAACCCGCTGGACTTGTCCCGGGACGCCATCGCTCAGGGCCTGGACCCTGCGGCCTTCGCCGTGCAAGGTTTGAAGGACGGCTCGCTGGACATGGCCTGCAATGATCCGGACAACCCGCAAAACTTCCCGCGCAATATGTTCGTGTGGCGCTCCAATATCCTGGGCAGCTCCGGCAAGGGCCACGAGTACTTCCTCAAGTATCTGCTGGGCACCCAGAACGCGGTGCTGGGCTCGGAAGACGACTGCATCAAGCCCAGCGAGATCACTGTGCGTCCGGCGGCCGAGGGCAAGCTGGACCTGCTGGTGGTGCTGGACTTCCGCATGTCCACCACCTGCCTGTACGGCGACATCGTGCTGCCCACCGCCACCTGGTATGAGAAGGACGACCTCAACACCTCGGACATGCATCCCTTCATCCACCCGCTGTCCGAAGCCGTGCAGCCCTTGTGGCAGGCCAAGAGCGACTGGGAAATCTACAAGGGCTTCGCCAAGAGCCTGTCGGCAATCGGCAAGGATTATCTGGGCGTGCAAAAGGACCTGGTGCTGACCCCGCTGATGCACGACACCCCGCAGGAGCTGGGCCAGCCTTTCGATCCCAAGGATTGGAAGAAGGGCGAGTGCGAGCCGGTGCCGGGCAAGACCATGCCGGCGATGACGGTGGTGGAGCGCGACTACGGCGCGATCTACGACAAGTTCACCACCATCGGCCCTCTGCTGGAGAAGGCCGGCAACGGCGGCAAGGGCATAGGCTGGAAGACCGCCCATGAGGTAGACATCCTGCGCGGCCTGAACCAAGTGGCGCAATCGGGCGCCGGCAAGGGCCAACCCAAGTTGGAGACCGCCATCGACGCGGCGGAAATGATCCTGACCTTGGCGCCGGAAACCAACGGCCACGTGGCGGTGAAGGCCTGGGACGCGCTGTCCAGGATCACCGGCCGCGACCATACCCACCTGGCCAAGCCGCGCGAGCACGACACCATCCGCTTCCGCGACGTGCAGGCGCAGCCGCGCAAGATCATTTCCTCGCCCACCTGGTCCGGCCTGGAGAGCGAGGAAGTCAGCTACAACGCGGGTTACACCAATGTCCACGAGCTGATTCCGTGGCGCACGCTGACCGGCCGCCAGCAGTTCTACCAGGACCACCAGTGGATGCGCGCCTTCGGCGAAGGCCTGTGCGTGTACAAGCCGGCGGTGGACTTGAAGACCACGCAGGCAGTGCTGGGCAAGCACGGCAACGGCAATCACGAGCTGGTGCTCAACTTCATCACCCCGCACCAGAAATGGGGCATACACAGCACTTATTCCGACAATCTGCGCATGCTGACGCTCAGCCGCGGCGGCCCCCAAGTCTGGCTGTCCGAGACCGACGCTAAAAAAGCCGGCATCGTCGACAACGACTGGATCGAGGTGTTCAACATCAACGGCACGCTGACCGCCCGCGCGGTGGTGTCGCAGCGGGTGCCGGAAGGCATGACGCTGATGTACCACGCCCAGGAGAAGATCGTGAACGTGCCCGGCGCCGAGGTGTCCGGCAAGCGCGGCGGCATCCACAACTCGGTGACCCGAACCGTGACCAAGCCCACCCACATGATAGGCGGCTACGCCCAGCTGTCCTGGGGCTTCAACTACTACGGCACGGTGGGCGCCAACCGCGACGAATTCGTCGTGGTGCGCAAGATGGACAAAGTCGACTGGATGGATGAGCCGAGTAGGGCGGAAGCCCCAACGGGGCGTTCCGCCGAATAA